From the genome of Streptomyces sp. NBC_01260, one region includes:
- a CDS encoding S41 family peptidase, giving the protein MTQPSYLRYPHVQGDLIAFTAEDDVWLAPLDGGRAWRVSADNRPVTQPRISPDGTLVAWTSTRDGVPEVHLAPVDGGPSKRLTYWGDAQTAVHGWTPEGDVLVISTQGQVSLRRTWARAVPVDGGPARTLPYGPVGSLAYGPGGRILLLSATMGREAAKWKRYRGGTAGKLWIAAGETPGDGTPQEFVRVNEELDGNIECPMWVGGRIAFLSDHEGVGALYSSLPDGTGLRRHTGIEGFYARHAATDGTRVAYVSAGELWLLDGLEGDEPRRLDIRLGGQRADLQPHPVHAGSHVSAASPDRTGRGSAVGSRGAVHWVTHREGPARALAVEPGVRARLPRTFQADGDQHVVWVTDAEGDDALECAPATGTSPGAVPRRLAAGRLGRVLDLAPAPDGSRFAVAAHDGRVLIVERESGEVHEVDRSEHGDASGLVFSPDSSWLAWSHPGPEPLSQLKLAHLADLTVAEATPLRFRDFAPAFTPDGKHLAFLSERAFDPVYDSHVFDLAFIGVCRPHLLTLAATTPSPFGPQLHGRPTEREKSGEGDDNPTALPVTRIDLDGLADRIVPLPVEAASYSSLRAAKDGLLWLRHPVIGVLGTSGATPDARRPETVLERYDLEKLRCEELASDIGRFAVSGDGKRLVLHSHGKLRVVPSDSRVPAGSDDDHDGEGSITVDLSRIRRTLDPAAEWRQMYDEAGRIMRDNFWRPDMGGVDWTGVLDRYRPVLERVATHDDLMDLLWEVQGELGTSHAYVRPIGGWHEDSARQGLLGADISRADDGSWRIDRILPSETSDPAARAPLAAPGVAVRAGDAILAVDGHPVDHVTGPGPLLTGSAGHPVELTVSPADGGDPRHVVVVPIADEEALRYHAWVADRRRYVHEHSGGRLGYVHIPDMAGPGWAQIHRDLRTEVAREGLVVDVRENRGGHTSQLIVEKLARRIVGWDLPRGSRPQSYPGDAPRGPVVAVADEFSGSDGDVVNAAIKLLGIGPVVGTRTWGGVVGIDSRYRLVDGTLVTQPKYAFWMEEYGWGVENHGVDPDVEVVMTPQDRAAGRDPQLDEAIRIALESLTRTPAKTAPPLPQ; this is encoded by the coding sequence GTGACGCAGCCTTCCTACCTCCGGTATCCCCATGTCCAGGGCGACCTGATCGCCTTCACCGCCGAGGACGATGTCTGGCTGGCGCCGCTCGACGGCGGCCGAGCCTGGCGAGTCAGCGCGGACAACCGCCCCGTCACCCAGCCGCGGATATCTCCTGACGGCACCCTCGTCGCCTGGACGTCCACCCGGGACGGCGTGCCCGAGGTGCACCTGGCCCCCGTCGACGGCGGGCCCTCCAAGCGGCTGACCTACTGGGGCGACGCGCAGACAGCCGTGCACGGCTGGACCCCCGAGGGCGATGTGCTGGTGATCAGCACCCAGGGCCAGGTCTCGCTGCGCCGCACCTGGGCCCGCGCCGTACCGGTCGACGGGGGCCCCGCACGGACCCTGCCGTACGGGCCGGTCGGCTCCCTCGCGTACGGGCCCGGCGGACGGATCCTGCTGCTCTCGGCCACCATGGGGCGCGAGGCCGCCAAGTGGAAGCGCTACCGGGGCGGCACGGCCGGCAAGCTCTGGATCGCCGCCGGGGAGACACCCGGCGACGGGACTCCGCAGGAGTTCGTACGGGTCAACGAGGAGCTCGACGGCAACATCGAGTGCCCGATGTGGGTGGGCGGGCGCATCGCCTTCCTCTCCGACCACGAAGGCGTCGGAGCGCTCTACTCCTCCCTCCCCGACGGCACCGGTCTGCGCCGGCACACCGGCATCGAGGGCTTCTACGCCCGGCACGCCGCCACCGACGGCACCCGGGTCGCCTACGTCAGTGCGGGAGAGCTCTGGCTCCTCGACGGACTGGAGGGCGACGAGCCCCGCCGCCTCGACATCCGGCTCGGCGGCCAGCGCGCCGACCTCCAGCCGCACCCCGTGCACGCCGGCAGCCACGTGAGCGCCGCGTCCCCGGACCGCACCGGCCGCGGCAGCGCGGTCGGGTCCCGCGGAGCCGTCCACTGGGTCACCCACCGCGAGGGCCCGGCCCGCGCACTCGCCGTCGAACCCGGCGTACGGGCCAGGCTGCCCCGCACCTTCCAGGCCGACGGCGACCAGCACGTCGTCTGGGTCACCGACGCCGAGGGCGACGACGCGCTGGAGTGCGCGCCCGCCACCGGCACCTCACCCGGCGCCGTACCGCGCCGGCTCGCCGCGGGCCGGCTCGGCCGGGTCCTCGACCTGGCCCCCGCCCCCGACGGCAGCCGGTTCGCCGTCGCCGCCCACGACGGACGCGTACTGATCGTCGAACGGGAGAGCGGCGAGGTCCACGAGGTGGACCGCAGCGAGCACGGCGACGCCTCCGGGCTCGTCTTCTCACCCGACTCCTCCTGGCTCGCCTGGTCGCACCCCGGCCCCGAACCGCTGAGCCAGCTCAAGCTCGCCCACCTCGCCGACCTGACGGTCGCCGAGGCCACCCCGCTGCGGTTCCGGGACTTCGCACCCGCCTTCACCCCCGACGGAAAGCACCTGGCCTTCCTCTCCGAGCGGGCCTTCGACCCGGTCTACGACTCACACGTCTTCGACCTGGCCTTCATCGGCGTCTGCCGGCCGCACCTGCTGACGCTCGCCGCGACCACCCCCTCCCCGTTCGGGCCGCAGCTCCACGGCCGCCCGACCGAGCGGGAGAAGAGCGGCGAGGGCGACGACAACCCGACCGCGCTCCCGGTCACCCGCATCGACCTGGACGGCCTCGCCGACCGGATCGTGCCGCTGCCCGTCGAGGCCGCCAGCTACTCCTCGCTCCGGGCCGCGAAGGACGGGCTGCTCTGGCTGCGCCACCCGGTCATCGGAGTCCTCGGCACGAGCGGGGCCACGCCCGACGCCCGCCGCCCCGAGACCGTGCTGGAGCGGTACGACCTGGAGAAGCTGCGCTGCGAGGAACTCGCCTCGGACATCGGCCGGTTCGCGGTCAGCGGCGACGGCAAGCGGCTGGTGCTGCACAGCCACGGCAAACTGCGCGTCGTACCGTCCGACAGCCGTGTCCCGGCGGGCTCCGACGACGACCACGACGGCGAGGGCAGCATCACCGTCGACCTCTCCCGGATCCGCCGCACCCTGGACCCGGCCGCCGAATGGCGGCAGATGTACGACGAGGCCGGCCGCATCATGCGGGACAACTTCTGGCGCCCCGACATGGGCGGCGTCGACTGGACCGGCGTCCTGGACCGCTACCGGCCGGTGCTGGAACGCGTCGCCACCCACGATGACCTCATGGACCTGCTGTGGGAGGTACAGGGCGAACTCGGCACCTCGCACGCCTATGTGAGGCCGATCGGCGGATGGCACGAGGACTCGGCCCGGCAGGGGCTGCTCGGCGCCGACATCTCCCGCGCGGACGACGGGAGCTGGCGCATCGACCGCATCCTGCCGTCCGAGACCTCCGACCCCGCGGCCCGCGCCCCGCTCGCCGCACCCGGCGTCGCCGTCCGCGCGGGGGACGCGATCCTGGCCGTCGACGGCCACCCCGTCGACCACGTCACCGGCCCCGGACCGCTGCTCACCGGCTCGGCCGGCCACCCGGTCGAGCTGACCGTCTCACCGGCCGACGGCGGCGACCCACGCCATGTCGTCGTCGTACCGATCGCCGACGAGGAGGCGCTGCGCTACCACGCGTGGGTCGCCGACCGGCGCCGTTACGTCCACGAGCACTCCGGCGGACGCCTCGGCTACGTCCACATCCCCGACATGGCCGGACCGGGCTGGGCCCAGATCCACCGCGACCTGCGCACCGAGGTCGCCCGCGAGGGGCTGGTGGTGGACGTACGGGAGAACCGCGGCGGCCACACCTCGCAGCTGATCGTCGAGAAGCTGGCCCGCCGCATCGTCGGCTGGGACCTGCCCCGCGGCAGCCGGCCCCAGAGCTACCCGGGCGATGCGCCGCGCGGTCCGGTCGTCGCCGTGGCGGACGAGTTCTCCGGTTCGGACGGCGACGTCGTGAACGCGGCGATCAAGCTGCTGGGCATCGGCCCGGTGGTCGGCACCCGCACCTGGGGCGGTGTGGTGGGCATCGACAGCCGGTACCGGCTGGTGGACGGCACGCTGGTCACCCAGCCGAAGTACGCCTTCTGGATGGAGGAGTACGGCTGGGGCGTCGAGAACCACGGCGTCGATCCGGACGTCGAGGTCGTCATGACGCCGCAGGACCGTGCGGCGGGGCGGGATCCGCAGCTGGACGAGGCGATCCGGATCGCGCTGGAGTCGCTGACCCGGACCCCGGCGAAGACGGCCCCGCCCCTGCCGCAGTGA
- a CDS encoding histidine triad nucleotide-binding protein, with amino-acid sequence MAGEPQPDCLFCKIVSGEIPATIIRETDTTVAFRDINPQAPTHVLVIPRLHHPDAASLAAAEPQVLADIVRETGEVAADEKITGTGYRVVFNTGAGAGQTVFHAHAHVLGGRGLQWPPG; translated from the coding sequence ATGGCAGGAGAACCGCAGCCCGACTGCCTGTTCTGCAAGATCGTCTCGGGTGAGATCCCGGCCACCATCATCCGGGAGACCGACACCACCGTCGCCTTCCGCGACATCAACCCCCAGGCCCCCACCCACGTGCTCGTCATCCCGCGCCTCCACCACCCGGACGCCGCGTCCCTCGCCGCCGCCGAACCGCAGGTCCTCGCGGACATCGTGCGCGAGACCGGAGAGGTCGCCGCCGACGAGAAGATCACCGGCACCGGCTACCGGGTCGTGTTCAACACCGGCGCCGGGGCCGGGCAGACCGTCTTCCACGCGCACGCGCACGTCCTGGGCGGCCGCGGCCTCCAGTGGCCGCCCGGCTAG
- the dnaJ gene encoding molecular chaperone DnaJ: MATDYYAVLGVRRDASQDEIKKAFRRLARELHPDVNPDPKTQERFKEINAAYEVLSDAQKKQVYDLGGDPLSASGGGGAGGFGQGGFGNFSDIMDAFFGTASQRGPRSRTRRGQDAMIRLEIDLSEAAFGTTKDIQVDTAVVCATCSGEGAAPGTSAQTCDMCRGRGEVSQVTRSFLGQVMTSRPCPQCQGFGTVVPTPCPECAGDGRIRSRRTLTVKIPAGVDNGTRIQLAGEGEVGPGGGPAGDLYVEIHELPHAVFQRRGDDLHCTVTIPMTAAAIGTKVPLETLDGLEEVDIRPGTQSGQSVPLHGRGITHLRGGGRGDLIVHVEVMTPTKMDPEQERLLRELAKLRGEERPTGQFQPGQQGLFSRLKDAFNGR, translated from the coding sequence GTGGCCACGGACTACTACGCCGTACTCGGCGTGCGCCGCGACGCTTCGCAGGACGAGATCAAGAAGGCCTTCCGGCGGCTCGCACGCGAGCTGCATCCGGATGTGAACCCCGATCCGAAGACCCAGGAGCGGTTCAAGGAGATCAACGCCGCTTACGAGGTGTTGTCGGACGCGCAGAAGAAGCAGGTCTACGACCTCGGCGGCGACCCGCTGTCCGCCTCCGGCGGAGGTGGCGCGGGCGGATTCGGACAGGGCGGCTTCGGCAACTTCTCCGACATCATGGACGCGTTCTTCGGCACGGCGTCGCAGCGCGGACCCCGTTCGCGCACCCGGCGCGGCCAGGACGCCATGATCCGGCTGGAGATCGACCTCTCCGAGGCCGCCTTCGGCACGACCAAGGACATCCAGGTCGACACGGCCGTCGTCTGTGCGACCTGCAGCGGAGAGGGCGCCGCACCCGGCACCTCGGCCCAGACCTGTGACATGTGCCGCGGCCGCGGCGAGGTCTCCCAGGTCACCCGGTCGTTCCTCGGCCAGGTCATGACCTCACGGCCCTGCCCGCAGTGCCAGGGCTTCGGTACGGTCGTGCCGACCCCCTGCCCGGAGTGCGCCGGCGACGGCCGCATCCGCTCGCGGCGCACCCTCACCGTGAAGATCCCCGCAGGTGTCGACAACGGCACCCGCATCCAGCTCGCGGGCGAGGGCGAGGTCGGCCCCGGCGGCGGCCCGGCCGGCGATCTCTACGTCGAGATCCACGAGCTGCCGCACGCGGTGTTCCAGCGGCGCGGCGACGATCTGCACTGCACGGTCACCATCCCCATGACGGCGGCGGCCATCGGCACCAAGGTGCCGCTGGAGACGCTCGACGGCCTGGAGGAGGTCGACATCAGGCCGGGCACCCAGTCCGGCCAGTCCGTCCCGCTGCACGGGCGCGGCATCACCCACCTGCGGGGCGGCGGGCGCGGCGACCTGATCGTGCACGTCGAGGTGATGACCCCGACGAAGATGGACCCCGAACAGGAACGCCTCCTGCGGGAGCTGGCGAAACTGCGCGGCGAGGAACGGCCCACCGGCCAGTTCCAGCCCGGGCAGCAGGGCCTGTTCTCACGTCTCAAGGACGCGTTCAACGGACGCTAG
- a CDS encoding MFS transporter, protein MSSRPRAAWPLVAVFTAGYLASYLLPTIVGRLSVYLGLSAAQGGLVGSALLLSSASAGFCLAGRVETYGPQRPARIGLALASLGYGCAALAGSVPLVVMGVMVGGFGSGTATAVAAAGIAAQRDPHRTSSLGLLSVSATAGVLYLTIPHLGGGHRLPFASIALVALLVWPATSRLGGAVPAGPAVPASGRLPHRRSGLVLAGGMLVWSMAQNALWGVSSRIGVVQVGLSEVSIGAVFAAALGAGLLGVMGAGVLGARLGRAVPIGLGTVIIAASIVLSSSASDLGSFATGEIMWNTFYPVVLSYLIGLAASLDVRGRWAVLAGSASSVGVACGPLLGSVLSEESGYRVMGLILGAMTLLVAVPVTAVALHTGGRPLVPGSVRRRGGAPAALLAVTTGAVPGAVPRLGAPEQAVTELSLPELRRRRLVRSAFRTAGPAGGGGQSNAYASTSDR, encoded by the coding sequence ATGTCCTCGCGCCCTCGCGCCGCGTGGCCGCTGGTTGCCGTGTTCACCGCCGGTTACCTCGCCTCTTATCTGCTCCCCACCATCGTGGGGAGGCTCTCCGTCTATCTGGGTCTCAGCGCGGCCCAGGGCGGTCTGGTCGGCAGTGCTCTGCTGCTGAGCTCGGCGTCCGCCGGGTTCTGCCTGGCGGGCCGGGTCGAGACGTACGGGCCGCAGAGACCCGCGCGGATCGGGCTGGCCCTGGCCTCGCTGGGCTACGGCTGCGCGGCGCTGGCCGGTTCCGTGCCACTGGTGGTCATGGGCGTGATGGTCGGCGGCTTCGGCTCCGGTACGGCGACCGCGGTCGCCGCGGCGGGCATCGCCGCCCAGCGCGATCCGCACCGGACCTCGTCCCTGGGGCTGCTCAGCGTCTCCGCGACCGCGGGCGTCCTCTATCTGACGATCCCTCACCTGGGCGGCGGCCACCGGCTGCCGTTCGCCTCGATCGCCCTGGTCGCGCTCCTCGTCTGGCCCGCCACCTCACGGCTGGGCGGCGCGGTGCCGGCCGGCCCCGCCGTCCCCGCCTCCGGGCGGCTGCCGCACCGCCGCTCCGGTCTGGTGCTGGCGGGCGGCATGCTCGTCTGGTCGATGGCACAGAACGCGCTGTGGGGTGTCAGCAGCCGCATCGGTGTGGTGCAGGTGGGGCTCTCCGAGGTCAGCATAGGAGCGGTCTTCGCCGCCGCGCTCGGCGCCGGTCTGCTCGGCGTGATGGGCGCCGGGGTGCTGGGCGCACGGCTGGGGCGGGCGGTGCCGATCGGGCTCGGCACCGTGATCATCGCGGCGAGCATCGTGCTCAGCTCGTCGGCGAGCGACCTCGGCTCGTTCGCGACCGGCGAGATCATGTGGAACACCTTCTACCCGGTGGTCCTGTCGTATCTGATCGGTCTGGCCGCGTCACTGGACGTACGCGGCCGCTGGGCGGTCCTCGCCGGCTCCGCCTCGTCCGTCGGCGTGGCCTGCGGGCCGCTGCTGGGCAGCGTGCTGTCCGAGGAGTCCGGCTACCGGGTGATGGGGCTGATCCTGGGCGCCATGACCCTGCTGGTCGCGGTCCCGGTGACGGCCGTCGCCCTGCACACCGGTGGCCGCCCGCTGGTGCCGGGATCGGTGCGCCGCAGGGGCGGTGCTCCGGCGGCCCTGCTCGCGGTCACCACCGGCGCGGTGCCCGGCGCCGTGCCCAGGCTCGGTGCGCCCGAGCAGGCCGTCACGGAGCTCAGCCTGCCCGAGCTGCGCCGCAGGCGCCTGGTCAGGAGTGCGTTCCGGACGGCCGGCCCGGCCGGCGGGGGCGGTCAGTCGAACGCGTACGCCTCGACCTCCGACAGGTAG
- a CDS encoding nitronate monooxygenase: protein MPSALTDLCRYPIVQAPMAGGVSCPQLVAAVAEAGGLGFLAAGYKTADGMYNDIKQARGLTGQPFGVNLFMPQPNLADPSAVEVYRHQLAGEAAWYETPLGETDSGGDDGYEAKLAILLEDPVPAVSFTFGCPARDTLDAFAAVGTYTVVTVTTPEEAQAAQWAGADAVCAQGVEAGGHQSTHRDDPQADGIGTGLLSLVAQVRETVQIPVIAAGGLMRGAQIAAVLAAGADAAQLGTAFLICPESGAHLLHKQALTNPLFVRTTLTRAFSGRPARGLVNRFVREHGPYAPAAYPQVHQLTAPLRKAAAKAGDAQGMALWAGQGHRMARELTAGRLVALLAEELDAARAAVSTRSTQ from the coding sequence ATGCCATCCGCGTTGACCGATCTCTGCCGGTATCCGATCGTGCAGGCCCCGATGGCGGGCGGAGTCTCCTGCCCGCAGCTCGTCGCCGCCGTGGCCGAGGCCGGCGGGCTCGGCTTCCTGGCCGCCGGGTACAAGACCGCGGACGGCATGTACAACGACATCAAGCAGGCCCGCGGACTGACCGGCCAGCCCTTCGGCGTCAACCTCTTCATGCCGCAGCCCAACCTCGCCGACCCGAGCGCCGTCGAGGTGTACCGGCACCAGCTCGCCGGCGAGGCCGCCTGGTACGAGACCCCGCTCGGTGAAACCGACTCCGGCGGCGACGACGGCTACGAGGCCAAGCTCGCCATCCTGCTGGAGGACCCGGTCCCGGCCGTCTCCTTCACCTTCGGCTGCCCGGCCCGCGACACCCTCGACGCGTTCGCCGCGGTGGGCACCTACACCGTCGTGACGGTCACCACGCCCGAGGAGGCCCAGGCCGCGCAGTGGGCGGGCGCCGACGCGGTCTGCGCCCAGGGCGTCGAGGCGGGCGGCCACCAGTCCACCCACCGCGACGACCCGCAGGCCGACGGCATCGGGACCGGGCTGCTCAGCCTGGTGGCCCAGGTGCGCGAGACCGTGCAGATCCCGGTCATCGCCGCCGGCGGGCTGATGCGCGGCGCCCAGATCGCCGCCGTGCTCGCGGCGGGGGCCGATGCCGCGCAGCTCGGCACCGCCTTCCTGATCTGCCCCGAGTCCGGCGCCCATCTGCTGCACAAACAGGCCCTGACCAACCCGCTGTTCGTCCGCACCACCCTGACCCGGGCCTTCTCCGGGCGCCCGGCCCGCGGCCTGGTCAACCGCTTCGTGCGCGAGCACGGACCGTACGCCCCTGCCGCCTACCCGCAGGTCCACCAGCTGACCGCCCCGCTGCGCAAGGCGGCGGCCAAGGCCGGGGACGCACAGGGCATGGCGCTGTGGGCGGGCCAGGGGCACCGGATGGCACGCGAGCTGACGGCCGGCCGGCTCGTCGCGCTGCTCGCCGAGGAACTGGACGCCGCCCGGGCGGCAGTGAGCACAAGGAGCACGCAGTGA
- a CDS encoding 16S rRNA (uracil(1498)-N(3))-methyltransferase has protein sequence MTAPVFVVEQMPEGPGFVLEGPEGRHAVSVKRLRAGEDVVLTDGRGHWAQGVVLAAEGKDRLVLTGLDSVHEEPRPDIRITVVQALPKGDRGELAVETMTETGVDAVVPWQAGRCITQWKGDRGLKALAKWRGTAREAGKQSRRVRFPEVADAMTTKQVAALVAAADFAAVLHEDREYASEPLATVALPRTGEIVLVVGPEGGVSPDELAAFAAAGARTCRLGRTVLRTSTAGTAATALLLGRTGRWS, from the coding sequence GTGACGGCACCCGTCTTCGTCGTCGAACAGATGCCTGAGGGACCCGGGTTCGTCCTGGAGGGGCCGGAGGGGCGGCACGCCGTCTCGGTGAAACGCCTGCGCGCCGGTGAGGACGTCGTCCTGACGGACGGCCGGGGCCACTGGGCGCAGGGCGTGGTGCTGGCCGCCGAGGGCAAGGACCGGCTGGTGCTCACCGGTCTGGATTCCGTCCACGAGGAACCCCGGCCCGACATCCGCATCACCGTCGTCCAGGCGCTGCCCAAGGGCGACCGCGGCGAGCTCGCCGTCGAGACGATGACGGAGACCGGCGTCGACGCGGTCGTGCCGTGGCAGGCGGGGCGCTGCATCACCCAGTGGAAGGGCGACCGGGGCCTCAAGGCCCTGGCGAAATGGCGCGGCACGGCCCGCGAGGCCGGCAAGCAGTCGCGCCGGGTGCGGTTCCCGGAGGTGGCGGACGCGATGACGACCAAGCAGGTCGCCGCACTTGTGGCCGCAGCCGACTTCGCGGCCGTACTGCACGAGGACCGCGAGTACGCCAGCGAGCCGCTGGCCACCGTCGCCCTGCCCAGAACGGGCGAGATCGTGCTGGTCGTCGGCCCGGAGGGCGGTGTCTCTCCCGACGAGCTGGCCGCGTTCGCCGCCGCCGGCGCCCGGACCTGCCGGCTCGGACGGACCGTGCTGCGCACCTCGACGGCGGGCACGGCGGCAACGGCCCTGCTGCTGGGCCGGACCGGCCGCTGGTCATGA
- a CDS encoding adenosine deaminase: protein MHLPKAELHLHIEGTLEPELAFALAARNGVHLPYADTEALRTAYLFDDLQTFLDLYYALMAVLRTEDDFADLADAYLARAAAQGVRHAEIFFDPQAHTARGVPIGTVVEGLGRALERSEEKHGVSTQLIMCFLRDLSAESALETLEAAKPHLHRISAVGLDSAEVGHPPAKFREVYAAAEALGLRKVAHAGEEGPPAYIREALDVLGVERIDHGLRCMEDPELVKRLAADRVPLTLCPLSNVRLRAIDTLEEHPLRAMMDAGLLCTVNSDDPAYFGGYVGDTFHAVHEALGLEREQLRTLARNSFEAAFLDHDEERRARYLSEVEAYAFD, encoded by the coding sequence GTGCACCTCCCCAAAGCCGAACTCCACCTCCACATCGAAGGAACCCTCGAACCCGAGCTGGCCTTCGCGCTCGCCGCACGCAACGGCGTGCACCTCCCGTACGCGGACACCGAGGCGCTGCGCACCGCCTATCTCTTCGACGATCTGCAGACCTTCCTCGACCTGTACTACGCGCTGATGGCGGTACTGCGGACCGAGGACGACTTCGCCGACCTCGCCGACGCCTACCTCGCCCGCGCAGCCGCCCAGGGCGTGCGGCACGCCGAGATCTTCTTCGACCCGCAGGCGCACACCGCCCGCGGCGTCCCGATCGGCACGGTCGTCGAGGGACTCGGCCGGGCACTGGAGCGCAGCGAGGAGAAGCATGGCGTCTCCACCCAGCTGATCATGTGCTTCCTGCGCGACCTGTCCGCCGAATCGGCACTGGAGACCCTGGAGGCCGCGAAGCCGCATCTGCACCGGATCAGTGCCGTCGGCCTGGACTCCGCCGAGGTCGGCCACCCGCCCGCCAAGTTCCGCGAGGTGTACGCCGCGGCCGAGGCGCTCGGACTGCGCAAGGTCGCCCACGCGGGCGAGGAGGGGCCGCCCGCCTACATCCGGGAGGCGCTCGACGTGCTCGGCGTGGAGCGCATCGACCACGGGCTGCGCTGCATGGAGGACCCGGAGCTGGTGAAACGGCTGGCCGCCGACCGGGTACCGCTCACCCTCTGCCCGCTGTCCAACGTACGGCTGCGGGCCATCGACACCCTGGAGGAGCACCCGCTGCGGGCCATGATGGACGCCGGGCTGCTCTGCACGGTGAACTCCGACGACCCCGCCTACTTCGGCGGGTACGTCGGGGACACCTTCCACGCCGTCCACGAAGCCCTCGGCCTGGAGCGCGAACAACTGCGCACCCTGGCCCGCAACTCCTTCGAGGCGGCCTTCCTCGACCACGACGAGGAGCGCCGGGCGCGCTACCTGTCGGAGGTCGAGGCGTACGCGTTCGACTGA
- a CDS encoding ribonuclease Z, with translation MSSRELVVLGTASQVPTRHRNHNGYLLRWDGEGILFDPGEGTQRQMLRAGVAAHDINRICVTHFHGDHSLGLAGVIQRINLDQVPHPVAAHYPASGQHFFDRLRYATAYRESVELTEAPVAADGPLATTDAYTLSAHKLSHPVESYGYRLVEPDGRRMLPARLAEHSIAGPDIGRMQREGAIGGVTLDDVSEHRRGQRFAFIMDTRLCDGVHALAEGCDMLVIESTFLDEDERLATEHGHLTAGQAARVAREAGVRHLVLTHFSQRYPDPGAFETQARAAGFEGELTVAQDLIRVPVPTRHQ, from the coding sequence GTGTCGTCACGTGAACTCGTCGTCCTCGGCACCGCCAGCCAGGTCCCGACCCGGCATCGCAACCACAACGGCTACCTGCTGCGCTGGGACGGCGAGGGCATCCTCTTCGATCCCGGCGAGGGCACCCAGCGCCAGATGCTGCGGGCCGGCGTCGCCGCGCACGACATCAACCGGATCTGCGTCACGCACTTCCACGGCGACCACTCGCTCGGCCTGGCCGGGGTGATCCAGCGGATCAACCTCGACCAGGTCCCGCACCCCGTCGCCGCGCACTACCCGGCGAGCGGGCAGCACTTCTTCGACCGGCTGCGGTACGCGACCGCCTACCGCGAGTCCGTCGAGCTGACCGAGGCCCCGGTCGCCGCCGACGGGCCGCTGGCCACCACGGACGCGTACACGCTCAGCGCCCACAAGCTCTCGCACCCCGTCGAGTCGTACGGCTACCGCCTCGTCGAACCCGACGGGCGCCGCATGCTGCCCGCCAGGCTCGCCGAGCACTCCATCGCGGGACCCGACATCGGCCGGATGCAACGCGAGGGCGCGATCGGCGGTGTCACGCTCGACGACGTCTCCGAGCACAGGCGCGGACAGCGGTTCGCGTTCATCATGGACACCAGGCTCTGCGACGGCGTGCACGCGCTCGCCGAGGGATGCGACATGCTGGTCATCGAGTCGACCTTCCTCGACGAGGACGAACGGCTGGCCACCGAGCACGGCCATCTGACCGCCGGACAAGCGGCCCGGGTGGCGCGCGAAGCGGGCGTACGGCATCTCGTGCTCACGCACTTCTCGCAGCGCTACCCGGACCCCGGGGCCTTCGAGACCCAGGCGCGGGCCGCCGGGTTCGAGGGCGAACTGACCGTAGCCCAGGACCTGATCCGGGTCCCTGTACCCACTCGTCACCAGTAA